Proteins from a single region of Euzebya sp.:
- a CDS encoding amidohydrolase family protein, with protein sequence MPSVLYSASVVCPMSGPPLADGAVLVTDGVIMALGTRSDLRPSADREHHVDGVLLPGLVDGHTVLEHSDVREIARPGPFHVWLRAVLGYTSGWDAERWTRSAHRGVQDALRHGVTAVVDSVLRGPGVPAASRAGLAGHSLVQVMLVDADQHDDVLAAVATSLDRPAPGRTVGVAPHSPYTLGTGVLQALGALAAARGRPLQIRAAESNAEIAALRTGDGPLVDLVADVGLDVEWADGGTGRGAIGYLESLGLLRPGTTIAHGVWVDLAEARSLAANGVGVVCCPRANGMLGVGDAPLERFADAGVPLALGTGSAAAAGDADLLAEAAAWVEVARRRDLFFWPSAAGPIQLEEAAIRLATVDGARAVGLGDVAGVLEPGRRADLLGVSLDTGVDTVYADLIRRGTGRQVLTVLGGLRKSRRADADQPWPALEEWKDDL encoded by the coding sequence GTGCCGTCTGTCCTCTACTCCGCGTCCGTCGTCTGCCCGATGTCCGGACCGCCGCTCGCCGACGGCGCCGTCCTGGTGACCGACGGGGTGATCATGGCCCTCGGGACCCGGTCGGACCTACGACCCTCCGCGGACCGAGAGCACCACGTCGACGGCGTCCTGCTGCCCGGGTTGGTCGACGGGCACACCGTCCTCGAGCACTCCGACGTCCGCGAGATCGCCCGGCCCGGCCCGTTCCACGTGTGGCTGCGCGCCGTCCTCGGCTACACCAGCGGGTGGGATGCGGAGCGGTGGACGCGCTCGGCGCACCGCGGGGTCCAGGACGCGCTCCGCCACGGCGTCACGGCCGTCGTCGACTCGGTCCTCCGCGGCCCCGGGGTCCCCGCCGCCAGCCGCGCCGGCCTGGCGGGTCACTCCCTGGTCCAGGTGATGCTTGTCGACGCCGACCAGCACGACGACGTCCTCGCCGCCGTGGCCACGTCCCTCGACCGGCCCGCCCCCGGGCGCACCGTCGGGGTGGCCCCCCACTCGCCCTACACCCTGGGCACGGGCGTGCTGCAGGCCCTCGGGGCGCTCGCCGCCGCGCGGGGACGGCCCCTCCAGATCCGCGCGGCGGAGTCCAACGCCGAGATCGCGGCACTGCGCACCGGCGACGGCCCGCTGGTCGACCTCGTCGCCGACGTCGGGCTCGACGTCGAGTGGGCCGACGGCGGCACCGGCCGGGGCGCCATCGGCTACCTCGAGTCCCTCGGGCTGCTGCGGCCCGGCACCACGATCGCCCACGGCGTCTGGGTCGACCTCGCCGAGGCGCGGTCGCTGGCGGCGAACGGCGTCGGCGTCGTCTGCTGCCCCCGCGCGAACGGGATGCTCGGGGTCGGCGACGCACCGCTGGAGCGGTTCGCCGACGCCGGCGTGCCCCTGGCGCTCGGCACCGGCAGCGCCGCCGCGGCGGGCGACGCCGACCTGCTGGCCGAGGCCGCGGCCTGGGTGGAGGTCGCCCGCCGCCGTGACCTGTTCTTCTGGCCGTCCGCCGCCGGGCCGATCCAGCTCGAGGAGGCCGCGATCCGCCTCGCCACCGTCGACGGCGCGCGAGCGGTGGGCCTCGGCGACGTCGCGGGCGTGCTCGAGCCCGGCCGTCGGGCCGACCTCCTGGGCGTGTCGCTCGACACCGGTGTGGACACCGTGTACGCGGACCTGATCCGACGCGGCACCGGCCGGCAGGTGCTGACCGTCCTCGGCGGCCTCCGCAAGTCCCGCCGGGCCGACGCCGACCAGCCGTGGCCCGCCCTCGAGGAGTGGAAGGACGACCTGTGA
- a CDS encoding o-succinylbenzoate synthase yields MATELHVVEIPLVTRFRRVDRRRAVLVRGPAGWGEFSPFPEYPPAVTRWWWAAAQEAATEGWPVPVRDAVAVNTTVPAVDPSTAHAMVAASGCATAKVKVAEPGQALADDIARVEAVRDALGPDGHVRVDANGAWDVDDAITALRALDTAAGGLQYAEQPCATLEEMAALRRRVDVRLAADESIRTAEDPLRVAGLEAADVVVVKVQPLGGVRRALQVVEAAGLPAVVSSAVETSVGLAAGLALAAALPELPYACGLGTATLLAGDVTDDPLAPVGGHLAVRPVTPDVHLLQRWSATDPAADLTRYDAAEAAHTAEAARAATTEVPTC; encoded by the coding sequence ATGGCCACCGAGCTGCACGTCGTCGAGATCCCGCTGGTCACCCGGTTCCGCCGGGTCGACCGGCGCCGGGCCGTGCTGGTCCGGGGGCCGGCGGGGTGGGGCGAGTTCAGCCCGTTCCCCGAGTACCCCCCGGCGGTCACCCGCTGGTGGTGGGCTGCGGCGCAGGAGGCGGCGACCGAGGGCTGGCCCGTGCCGGTCCGGGACGCCGTCGCGGTGAACACGACCGTCCCCGCCGTCGACCCCTCCACCGCCCACGCCATGGTCGCCGCCAGCGGCTGCGCCACCGCGAAGGTGAAGGTGGCCGAGCCGGGCCAGGCCCTCGCCGACGACATCGCCCGGGTCGAGGCCGTCCGCGACGCGCTCGGGCCGGACGGGCACGTCCGCGTGGACGCCAACGGGGCCTGGGACGTCGACGACGCGATCACCGCCCTGCGCGCCCTCGACACCGCGGCCGGGGGCCTGCAGTACGCCGAGCAGCCCTGCGCGACCCTCGAGGAGATGGCCGCCCTCCGCCGTCGGGTCGACGTCCGCCTCGCCGCCGACGAGTCGATCCGCACCGCCGAGGACCCCCTGCGGGTCGCAGGGCTCGAGGCCGCCGACGTCGTCGTCGTGAAGGTCCAGCCCCTCGGCGGCGTCCGGCGGGCCCTGCAGGTCGTCGAGGCGGCCGGCCTGCCCGCCGTGGTGTCCTCGGCCGTCGAGACCTCCGTCGGCCTCGCCGCCGGCCTCGCGCTCGCCGCCGCACTGCCCGAGCTGCCGTACGCCTGCGGCCTCGGCACGGCGACGCTGCTGGCCGGGGACGTCACCGACGACCCGCTCGCCCCGGTCGGCGGCCACCTCGCGGTCCGCCCGGTCACGCCCGACGTGCACCTGCTGCAGCGCTGGTCGGCCACCGACCCGGCCGCGGACCTCACCCGCTACGACGCCGCCGAGGCAGCCCACACCGCCGAGGCAGCCCGCGCCGCCACCACCGAGGTGCCCACGTGCTGA
- the menD gene encoding 2-succinyl-5-enolpyruvyl-6-hydroxy-3-cyclohexene-1-carboxylic-acid synthase: MLSATEIGTVLVDALVRQGVTDVVISPGSRSAPIALAAAAAVPRLHVRVDERSAGFLALGLARGSGRPAAVVCSSGTATANYHPAVIEADAAGVALIVLTADRPPEARGTGANQTIRQVGLYGDAVRFAADVVERGADRDERALRGLVATAVDHADGLHPGPVHLNIPLREPLLDPDRPPPTLRTGPPGAGEGASWVRGLPPRPVEERPAGIRPDAVLDGRPAVLVAGEGALAGPSPLLADTGLDIPDADRILAAAERLGLPVIAEPTSGLRRGTALRCGHWLAASEAFVAAMRPQVVVQLGRPVLSRPTSALVAGAEEVVTIDPWDRGWDPGRHTTHLVRRTFDAWTADLPDADGAVLSAWRDADRRAAAVLDDELDRHAGMSELGTARDVAAAVPAGGHLVVASSLPVRHLDEAMVPAPIHVVGNRGASGIDGFTSTAIGVALGAGGPTVALAGDLSIVHDLTGLVMGPDEPRPSLPVVVLNNDGGGIFHLLPYGEALDEVTFRRLFATPHGVSLHGLAMTVGVGYTHVDDPAELGQVLADAWATPDVTLVEVRTDTPAETARYHRTRRAIAAAVDPRGR; this comes from the coding sequence GTGCTGAGCGCGACGGAGATCGGGACGGTCCTCGTCGACGCCCTCGTCCGGCAGGGCGTCACCGACGTGGTGATCTCGCCGGGGTCCCGCAGCGCGCCGATCGCCCTCGCGGCGGCGGCCGCCGTCCCGCGCCTGCACGTGCGGGTCGACGAGCGCAGCGCCGGGTTCCTGGCCCTCGGCCTCGCCCGCGGCAGCGGTCGCCCGGCCGCGGTCGTGTGCTCCTCGGGGACGGCCACCGCGAACTACCACCCGGCCGTCATCGAGGCCGATGCCGCCGGGGTCGCGCTGATCGTGCTCACCGCCGACCGGCCACCCGAGGCGAGGGGGACCGGGGCGAACCAGACCATCCGCCAGGTCGGGTTGTACGGCGACGCGGTGCGGTTCGCCGCCGACGTGGTCGAGCGCGGCGCGGACCGCGACGAGCGCGCCCTCCGCGGCCTGGTCGCGACCGCCGTCGACCACGCCGACGGGCTCCACCCCGGCCCGGTCCACCTCAACATCCCGCTGCGCGAGCCGCTGCTCGACCCCGACCGGCCGCCGCCGACCCTCCGCACCGGTCCGCCCGGCGCCGGCGAGGGCGCGTCCTGGGTCCGCGGCCTGCCGCCGCGACCGGTCGAGGAGCGGCCCGCCGGGATCCGCCCGGATGCCGTCCTCGACGGTCGCCCCGCGGTCCTCGTCGCCGGGGAGGGGGCGCTGGCCGGCCCGAGCCCGCTGCTGGCCGACACCGGACTGGACATCCCGGACGCGGACCGGATCCTCGCCGCCGCCGAGCGCCTCGGGCTGCCGGTGATCGCCGAGCCGACCAGCGGCCTGCGCCGGGGCACGGCCCTGCGGTGCGGGCACTGGCTGGCCGCGTCCGAGGCCTTCGTGGCGGCCATGCGCCCCCAGGTGGTCGTCCAGCTCGGCCGGCCGGTGCTGAGCCGGCCCACCAGCGCCCTCGTCGCCGGTGCCGAGGAGGTCGTGACGATCGATCCGTGGGACCGCGGCTGGGACCCCGGCCGCCACACCACCCACCTCGTCCGGCGCACCTTCGACGCCTGGACCGCGGACCTGCCCGATGCCGACGGCGCGGTCCTGTCCGCCTGGCGCGACGCCGACCGCCGGGCCGCCGCGGTGCTCGACGACGAGCTGGACCGCCACGCCGGCATGTCCGAGCTGGGCACCGCCCGCGACGTCGCCGCGGCCGTCCCCGCCGGCGGGCACCTCGTCGTCGCGTCGTCGCTGCCGGTCCGCCACCTGGACGAGGCGATGGTCCCGGCCCCGATCCACGTGGTCGGCAACCGCGGCGCGTCCGGCATCGACGGGTTCACCTCGACCGCGATCGGGGTCGCGCTCGGCGCCGGCGGGCCGACGGTCGCCCTGGCCGGCGACCTCTCGATCGTCCACGACCTCACCGGTCTCGTGATGGGGCCCGACGAGCCGCGCCCCTCCCTCCCCGTGGTCGTCCTCAACAACGACGGAGGAGGGATCTTCCACCTCCTGCCGTACGGCGAGGCGCTCGACGAGGTCACCTTCCGCCGGCTCTTCGCGACCCCGCACGGCGTCAGCCTGCACGGGCTCGCGATGACCGTCGGGGTCGGCTACACCCACGTCGACGACCCGGCCGAGCTGGGCCAGGTGCTCGCCGACGCCTGGGCGACCCCCGACGTCACCCTGGTGGAGGTGCGGACCGACACGCCGGCCGAGACCGCCAGGTACCACCGCACCCGGCGGGCGATCGCCGCCGCCGTCGACCCCCGGGGGCGCTAG
- a CDS encoding isochorismate synthase MenF, with translation MTVGALRDPDGYAFTTEGAGWVGNGVRDRFTPSGPTRFADAAAWASEALAPDDVAFAAFTFDGSPGSALVVPEEVHAVRTDSAPPPDLGRVDGRIRYAGSSVDEVAWMEAVATATTRIRAGAYEKIVLARDLQVWAADELDPIGLAARLARRFPSCMTFLHERFVGSTPELLLRRDGRRVTSVVLAGTAAPDPASGRALLASAKDQAEHAFARDSALAALAPSCVELHADAEPWLLRLDNLQHLATRVTGLLDADHHVLELVGAMHPTAAVGGTPRDVAVADIRPLEQMDRARYAAPIGVVTGSGDGTFGIALRCAQLDGNRARLFAGCGIVADSLPDDELEETRLKLQAMQSVLAA, from the coding sequence GTGACCGTCGGCGCGCTGCGCGACCCCGACGGGTACGCCTTCACGACCGAGGGGGCCGGCTGGGTCGGGAACGGGGTGCGGGACCGCTTCACCCCGTCGGGTCCGACGCGGTTCGCCGACGCCGCGGCGTGGGCGTCAGAGGCCCTGGCGCCCGACGACGTCGCCTTCGCCGCCTTCACCTTCGACGGGTCGCCGGGCAGCGCTCTGGTCGTCCCCGAGGAGGTCCACGCGGTGCGCACCGACAGCGCCCCGCCGCCGGACCTCGGCCGGGTCGACGGCAGGATCCGCTACGCCGGCTCGTCGGTCGACGAGGTCGCCTGGATGGAGGCCGTCGCCACCGCCACGACGCGGATCCGGGCGGGGGCGTACGAGAAGATCGTCCTCGCGCGCGACCTGCAGGTGTGGGCGGCCGACGAGCTCGACCCGATCGGCCTGGCGGCCCGGCTCGCGCGGCGCTTCCCGAGCTGCATGACCTTCCTCCACGAGCGGTTCGTCGGCTCCACCCCCGAGCTGCTGCTGCGCCGCGACGGCCGGCGCGTGACCTCGGTGGTGCTGGCCGGCACCGCCGCGCCGGACCCCGCGAGCGGCCGGGCGCTGCTCGCGAGCGCGAAGGACCAGGCCGAGCACGCGTTCGCGCGGGACTCCGCGCTCGCCGCGCTGGCCCCCTCCTGCGTCGAGCTGCACGCCGACGCCGAGCCGTGGCTGCTCCGCCTGGACAACCTCCAGCACCTCGCCACCCGCGTCACCGGCCTGCTGGACGCGGACCACCACGTCCTCGAGCTGGTCGGGGCGATGCACCCGACCGCGGCGGTCGGCGGCACGCCGCGCGACGTCGCGGTCGCCGACATCCGCCCCCTCGAGCAGATGGACCGGGCCCGCTACGCCGCCCCGATCGGGGTGGTCACGGGGTCGGGCGACGGGACCTTCGGGATCGCCCTGCGGTGCGCGCAGCTCGACGGCAACCGCGCCAGGCTGTTCGCCGGCTGCGGGATCGTCGCCGACAGCCTGCCCGACGACGAGCTCGAGGAGACGCGGCTCAAGCTGCAGGCCATGCAGTCGGTGCTGGCCGCCTGA
- a CDS encoding ubiquinone/menaquinone biosynthesis methyltransferase, giving the protein MPDPRPTSDKDAALVQGMFDRVAARYDLGNAVLSFGSDQHWRRCAVRALDLRPGERVLDVATGTGRLAREVQATGAVPVALDFSWNMLAVGAAAERRSGDRRLDWVNGDGTRLPFADDTFDAATIGFGLRNLPDPRAGLAEFARVVRPGGRVVVLEFSTPTNRLLRTVYADYLVGALPRIADWVTSDPAAYRYLAESILAWPDQAGLAAWMADAGLVRPRWQDLTGGIVAVHHARTPA; this is encoded by the coding sequence CTGCCCGACCCGCGCCCCACGAGTGACAAGGACGCCGCCCTCGTCCAGGGGATGTTCGACCGGGTCGCCGCCCGCTACGACCTCGGGAACGCGGTCCTCAGCTTCGGCTCGGACCAGCACTGGCGCCGCTGCGCGGTCCGCGCCCTCGACCTGCGCCCCGGCGAGCGGGTCCTCGACGTCGCGACGGGGACCGGCCGGTTGGCCCGCGAGGTCCAGGCGACCGGCGCGGTGCCGGTGGCGCTGGACTTCTCATGGAACATGCTCGCCGTCGGCGCGGCTGCCGAGCGGCGTTCCGGTGACCGGCGCCTCGACTGGGTCAACGGGGACGGGACGCGCCTGCCCTTCGCCGACGACACCTTCGACGCCGCCACGATCGGCTTCGGCCTGCGGAACCTGCCCGATCCCCGGGCCGGGCTGGCCGAGTTCGCCCGGGTCGTGCGGCCCGGAGGTCGCGTCGTCGTCCTCGAGTTCTCCACCCCCACCAACCGGCTGCTGCGGACCGTGTACGCCGACTACCTCGTCGGCGCGCTGCCGCGCATCGCCGACTGGGTGACGTCGGACCCCGCCGCCTACCGCTACCTGGCCGAATCGATCCTCGCCTGGCCCGACCAGGCCGGTCTGGCCGCCTGGATGGCGGACGCGGGGCTGGTCCGACCGCGGTGGCAGGACCTCACCGGCGGCATCGTGGCGG